Proteins from a genomic interval of Phlebotomus papatasi isolate M1 chromosome 3, Ppap_2.1, whole genome shotgun sequence:
- the LOC129808254 gene encoding facilitated trehalose transporter Tret1-like translates to MLALLYYSSNFRIEMTWSIFYQFYACFCANCAAVVYGITIGWASPSIPLLQSENSPLLSGPITEEDGSWINSIMCLGGLFGTFFFGWMADYFGRKWSLYLVALPKIAAYLLILIALDVEFLYVSRFLSGFGGGGVFVLVPLFVTEISEDQVRGALGACLILIVNLGVLVGLASSGYMDFFMAPFVPITILVIFLMLFQFLPETPQYLLMRKRKVEAEASFRFYRGCRKNTEELPEKYLKEFAAMQKIYDGLSGDSSSQGIQRKDFAPKSTRHAIAIGVTLVTLACFCGTFTLINYAADIFHNAGSSFSPNDAALVVGAIQVVGGCASYLLVDRAGRRVLLIGSALGTGLFHSVMGVYVFLTSRGYTLEGFEWIPVVSLSAVMLVSAIGIVALPYPIMAELLPTKLRGLVVSICASISWTLSFLLVKYFTYCVQLLGLHGCIGFFAVCCFFEVFFVAVVLPETKGKSYEEIVKLLCR, encoded by the exons ATGTTAGCTTTACTTTATTACTCTTCCAACTTTCGTATTGAGATGACCTGGAGCATCTTCTATCAGTTCTACGCCTGTTTCTgcg CTAATTGTGCGGCTGTTGTGTATGGCATCACAATTGGATGGGCATCACCGAGTATCCCGCTTTTGCAATCTGAGAATTCGCCTCTGCTGAGTGGTCCAATCACGGAGGAAGATGGCTCCTGGATTAATTCAATTATGTGCCTCGGAGGACTCTTTGGGACCTTCTTCTTTGGCTGGATGGCTGACTATTTCGGGAGAAAATGGTCTCTGTATTTGGTGGCTCTACCTAAAATTGCTGCCTATCTACTCATCCTGATTGCCTTGGATGTAGAATTCCTGTACGTGTCGCGATTCCTAAGTGGCTTTGGTGGAGGCGGTGTTTTTGTCCTGGTGCCCCTTTTTGTGACAGAAATTTCCGAAGATCAAGTTCGTGGTGCTCTGGGAGCCTGCCTGATCTTGATTGTGAATCTTGGTGTTCTTGTGGGATTGGCTTCAAGTGGATACATGGACTTTTTTATGGCACCTTTCGTACCAATCACTATCCTAGTAATTTTTCTCATGCTCTTCCAATTCCTCCCGGAGACTCCGCAGTATTTGCTGATGAGGAAACGAAAGGTGGAAGCTGAAGCATCTTTTCGATTCTACAGAGGATGCAGGAAAAATACTGAAGAACTTCCGGAAAAGTATCTGAAGGAATTTGCAGCTATGCAGAAAATTTATGATGGACTGAGCGGGGATAGTAGTAGTCAAGGGATTCAAAGGAAAGATTTTG ctCCCAAATCTACAAGACACGCCATAGCCATTGGTGTAACCCTTGTCACTTTAGCCTGCTTCTGTGGAACATTCACCTTGATTAACTATGCTGCAGATATTTTCCACAATGCTGGCTCCAGCTTCTCACCAAATGATGCTGCCCTCGTTGTAGGGGCAATCCAGGTGGTGGGTGGCTGTGCATCGTATCTTCTCGTGGACAGAGCTGGAAGACGAGTTTTACTTATTGGATCGGCTCTAGGAACAGGACTATTTCACTCTGTGATGGGTGTCTATGTCTTCCTGACCTCCAGGGGTTACACACTCGAAGGATTCGAATGGATTCCGGTGGTATCTCTCTCAGCTGTAATGCTAGTGTCAGCTATTGGTATTGTAGCCCTCCCATATCCCATCATGGCAGAACTTCTGCCAACAAAACTCCGAGGACTCGTAGTGAGCATATGTGCATCAATTTCCTGGACACTGTCCTTCCTTTTGGTCAAATATTTCACCTACTGCGTCCAGCTTCTTGGACTCCATGGATGCATAGGATTTTTTGCAGTTTGTTGCTTCTTTGAAGTGTTCTTTGTGGCAGTTGTCCTTCCAGAAACCAAAGgaaaaagttatgaagaaaTTGTGAAACTCTTGTGCAGATAA